Proteins from a single region of Lachnospiraceae bacterium:
- a CDS encoding ABC transporter ATP-binding protein, giving the protein MSSMKNKQEKSSSLVRLALLMKPYIGKLLICMLCVIVVNLAELLKPYVAAIVIDNFLVGTTEQSGLFSITGMGILYFAVALAGALFSMTQVRLIARISQGILNEMRQKVFNKIMHMPMKLLDRYGTGRLITRATNDVETVNEFYSDVFLNLFKDVFLLLGILVMMLIMDPHLALAAFTGVPLIVLLTFSLKKIIKRNFKRMKQIIGQINGFFAENISGMRIVQAFNRQKNKMDEFQELNQAYFKTTMTQVFLNSFLRPTMEVINNLVIALLIVYGFGRITGGLLEVGVLYAFTNYVKQFFEPINDLAEKYTTIQSALVSTDRIYEILDETDIEDPEAGAHGGPVKGTVEFKDVWFAYQDEDWILKGISFKVEAGQKVAFVGHTGVGKSTIINLISRYYAIQKGQILVDGVPVEDWKLRDLRQGVSTVLQDVFLFTGDIAENLDMHAGLTEERMEDALEVSEASDFIHDLGGLSSAVTEQGLNFSTGQRQLLSFARAIAHDPAILVLDEATAHIDTNTEELIQQSIENISQGRTSIFIAHRLSTIQNCDVIFVLVDGQVAEQGTHDELYALNGVYTNLIQAQVEE; this is encoded by the coding sequence ATGAGCAGCATGAAGAATAAGCAGGAAAAAAGTTCTAGCCTAGTGCGTCTGGCGCTTTTGATGAAGCCCTATATTGGCAAGCTGCTGATCTGTATGTTATGTGTGATTGTGGTGAATCTGGCAGAGCTTTTGAAGCCATATGTGGCGGCCATTGTGATCGATAATTTTTTGGTGGGCACTACGGAGCAGAGCGGCTTGTTTTCTATTACCGGCATGGGCATATTGTATTTTGCTGTGGCGCTGGCCGGCGCGCTCTTTTCTATGACACAGGTGAGGCTGATTGCCCGTATATCGCAGGGGATTCTGAACGAAATGCGGCAAAAGGTATTTAATAAGATCATGCATATGCCGATGAAGCTGCTGGACCGTTATGGCACAGGACGTTTGATTACACGAGCGACCAATGATGTGGAAACGGTAAATGAATTTTATTCTGATGTATTTTTGAATCTATTTAAGGATGTATTTTTGCTGCTGGGAATTTTGGTTATGATGCTGATCATGGATCCCCATCTGGCGCTGGCGGCATTTACGGGTGTACCGCTGATTGTGCTCCTTACATTTTCTCTTAAGAAGATCATCAAGCGTAATTTTAAGCGCATGAAGCAGATCATCGGACAGATCAATGGATTTTTTGCAGAAAACATATCAGGCATGCGGATTGTGCAGGCTTTTAACCGGCAGAAAAATAAAATGGATGAGTTCCAGGAGCTGAATCAGGCATATTTTAAAACAACGATGACACAGGTGTTTTTAAATTCGTTTCTGAGGCCGACTATGGAGGTCATCAATAATCTTGTGATTGCGCTGCTGATCGTCTATGGATTTGGCAGGATTACCGGAGGCTTGCTGGAGGTTGGCGTGCTGTACGCATTTACAAACTATGTTAAACAGTTTTTTGAGCCAATCAATGATTTAGCGGAGAAATATACGACGATTCAGTCGGCACTGGTCTCAACCGATCGTATCTATGAAATTTTAGATGAGACGGATATTGAGGATCCGGAAGCGGGCGCGCACGGCGGCCCGGTAAAAGGAACGGTTGAGTTTAAGGATGTTTGGTTTGCATATCAGGATGAGGATTGGATCCTGAAGGGTATCAGCTTCAAGGTAGAGGCTGGCCAAAAGGTGGCTTTTGTCGGACATACTGGCGTGGGCAAATCTACGATTATCAACCTGATCAGTCGTTATTATGCGATTCAGAAGGGACAGATTTTGGTAGACGGCGTTCCGGTGGAGGACTGGAAGCTGAGGGACCTGCGTCAGGGAGTATCCACAGTACTGCAGGATGTGTTTCTCTTCACGGGGGATATCGCTGAAAACCTGGATATGCATGCGGGTCTTACCGAGGAGCGCATGGAGGATGCACTGGAGGTTTCGGAAGCGTCGGATTTCATCCATGATCTTGGCGGTTTGAGCAGTGCGGTGACGGAACAGGGACTCAATTTCTCTACAGGACAGCGGCAGCTGCTTTCATTTGCAAGAGCCATTGCCCATGATCCAGCCATTTTGGTGCTGGATGAGGCAACAGCGCATATTGATACAAATACGGAAGAGCTGATCCAGCAGTCGATTGAAAATATTTCCCAGGGACGGACTTCCATCTTTATTGCGCATCGGTTATCTACGATTCAAAATTGTGATGTTATTTTTGTCTTGGTTGATGGACAGGTAGCAGAGCAGGGAACACATGATGAACTATATGCACTGAATGGGGTATATACCAATCTGATTCAGGCACAGGTAGAGGAATAA
- a CDS encoding TetR/AcrR family transcriptional regulator: MPNFTQMAIKKTFIKLLNEKPLNQITVKDIVEECGINRNSFYYHFQDIPALIEEIVTEEADRIISKYPSIDSLEICLNAAVDFATENRRAILHIYHSVNRAVFEQYLWKVCRYIVATYGATVFKDKPVKEDDRQLILRFYECVCFGMVIDWMNDGMPERVHQQISRLYELKKGMIEEMIQRSLQK, from the coding sequence ATGCCTAATTTCACTCAAATGGCAATTAAAAAAACATTTATAAAGCTTCTAAACGAGAAACCGCTGAATCAGATTACGGTCAAGGACATTGTAGAGGAGTGCGGGATTAACCGTAATTCATTTTATTATCATTTTCAGGATATTCCGGCATTGATAGAAGAAATTGTGACAGAGGAGGCAGACCGGATTATTTCTAAGTATCCCTCGATTGATTCCTTGGAGATCTGTTTGAATGCTGCCGTTGATTTTGCTACGGAGAATCGGCGGGCCATTCTGCATATTTACCACTCGGTCAATCGGGCTGTATTTGAACAGTACCTGTGGAAGGTCTGTCGTTATATAGTGGCAACCTATGGTGCAACTGTGTTTAAGGATAAGCCGGTGAAGGAGGACGACCGGCAGCTAATTCTTCGTTTTTATGAGTGTGTCTGCTTTGGCATGGTAATCGACTGGATGAACGATGGCATGCCGGAGCGTGTTCATCAGCAGATTAGCCGTTTATATGAGCTAAAAAAAGGAATGATTGAGGAAATGATTCAGAGAAGTCTGCAAAAATAA
- a CDS encoding MMPL family transporter, with amino-acid sequence MHFSKAVVRYRVPILILALLLMIPSVLGMAGTRINYDMLDYLPEDMDTIVGQNELMEEFGKGAFSFIIMEDMPEQEVAALKKEIEQVAHVESVIWYDSLVDLSVPMELLPDSIYREFNTEHSTMMAVFFDSSTSADITMDAIRSIRSLCTKQCYVSGMSALVTDLKDLCEKEEPIYVGIAVALACAAMLLFLDSYLVPFVFLASIGIMILINLGSNYFMGEISYITKALSAVLQLAVTMDYSIFLWHSYNEQREKTADAKEAMAVAIQETLTSVLGSSITTVAGFIALCFMSFTMGRDLGIVMAKGVLLGVIGCVTVLPALILVLDTPLQKTKHRSLIRGFGKTAKGVVKIFPLFLVIFAALIPPAYYGYQKTNQEVYYDMGECLPQDMEYVIANSKLKEEFNIASTHMILIDRGTSAKEIHQMTQEMEQVEGVKYVLSLESIVGSRIPEEMIPDSIAGILKSDRWELMLINSEYKVAGEEVNEQINRLNEILKRYDEGGMLIGEAPCMKDMIETTDHDFKVVNIISILAIFFIIALVEKSVSLPFILIAVIELAIFINLGLPHYLGQSLPFIAPICISTIQLGATVDYAILMTTRYKAERLGGADKKEAVHTALLTSIPSIIVSGMGLFAATFGVAVYSNIDIISSMCMLMARGAVVSMLAVIFILPSLLLLCDRAVCATTWGMRKLSKHSKRNQEAI; translated from the coding sequence ATGCATTTTTCAAAAGCGGTTGTCCGGTACCGCGTTCCGATTTTAATCTTGGCGCTTTTGCTGATGATTCCTTCTGTTTTGGGAATGGCGGGCACCCGGATCAATTATGATATGCTGGATTATCTGCCGGAGGACATGGATACCATTGTGGGGCAGAATGAATTGATGGAGGAGTTTGGCAAGGGCGCTTTTTCGTTTATTATTATGGAGGATATGCCGGAGCAGGAGGTGGCGGCGCTTAAGAAAGAGATCGAGCAGGTGGCACACGTGGAAAGCGTGATCTGGTATGATTCTTTGGTGGATCTTTCGGTTCCGATGGAGCTGCTGCCGGATTCGATCTACCGTGAGTTTAATACGGAGCATTCGACCATGATGGCTGTCTTTTTTGACAGCTCTACATCGGCGGATATCACGATGGATGCGATTCGTTCGATCCGAAGCCTTTGCACAAAGCAGTGCTATGTTTCGGGGATGTCGGCTCTGGTTACGGATCTGAAGGATCTGTGTGAAAAGGAAGAGCCCATTTATGTGGGGATTGCGGTAGCGCTGGCCTGTGCGGCGATGCTGCTCTTTTTGGATAGCTATCTGGTGCCCTTTGTGTTCTTGGCATCCATCGGCATTATGATTCTGATCAATCTGGGATCGAATTATTTTATGGGAGAAATTTCCTATATCACAAAGGCGCTTTCTGCTGTGCTGCAGCTGGCAGTGACCATGGATTACTCGATCTTCCTGTGGCACAGCTATAATGAGCAGAGGGAAAAGACGGCTGATGCTAAAGAGGCGATGGCTGTCGCCATTCAGGAAACACTGACCAGTGTGCTGGGCAGTTCGATCACCACGGTGGCTGGATTCATTGCGTTATGCTTTATGTCCTTCACGATGGGCAGAGATCTGGGTATTGTCATGGCTAAAGGGGTCTTGCTGGGTGTGATCGGGTGTGTTACGGTGCTACCGGCTCTGATTTTGGTGCTCGATACGCCGCTGCAAAAAACAAAGCATCGTTCCCTGATTCGCGGCTTTGGAAAAACGGCCAAGGGCGTCGTTAAAATTTTTCCGCTATTTCTGGTGATTTTTGCTGCTCTTATACCGCCTGCGTACTATGGCTATCAGAAAACCAATCAGGAGGTATACTATGACATGGGAGAGTGCCTGCCTCAGGATATGGAATATGTGATTGCCAATTCAAAGCTGAAGGAAGAGTTTAATATTGCCTCTACGCATATGATTTTGATTGACCGCGGCACGAGTGCCAAGGAGATTCATCAGATGACGCAGGAGATGGAGCAGGTAGAGGGCGTGAAATATGTACTCAGCCTGGAGTCTATTGTAGGCAGCCGGATTCCAGAAGAGATGATCCCCGATTCGATAGCCGGGATTCTAAAAAGCGATCGCTGGGAGCTCATGCTGATCAATTCGGAATATAAGGTTGCCGGCGAAGAGGTGAATGAGCAGATCAACCGGCTGAATGAAATTTTGAAGCGATATGATGAGGGTGGCATGCTGATTGGAGAAGCGCCCTGTATGAAGGATATGATCGAAACTACCGACCATGATTTCAAGGTCGTCAATATAATATCCATTTTGGCAATCTTTTTCATCATTGCACTGGTAGAAAAGAGCGTTTCGCTGCCCTTCATTTTGATCGCGGTGATCGAGCTGGCTATCTTTATTAACCTGGGGCTGCCGCATTATCTGGGACAGAGTCTTCCGTTTATTGCGCCGATCTGTATTAGCACGATTCAGCTGGGAGCCACAGTCGATTATGCCATTTTGATGACCACGCGCTATAAAGCGGAGCGGCTTGGCGGAGCAGATAAAAAGGAGGCCGTGCATACCGCACTGCTAACTTCCATCCCTTCCATCATTGTATCAGGAATGGGACTTTTCGCCGCCACCTTTGGCGTCGCTGTCTATTCCAATATTGATATCATTAGCTCGATGTGCATGCTGATGGCCAGAGGAGCCGTAGTCAGTATGCTGGCTGTTATCTTTATTTTACCGTCGCTACTGCTGCTGTGCGATAGAGCCGTATGCGCGACCACATGGGGCATGAGAAAATTGAGTAAACATTCTAAACGCAATCAGGAGGCAATCTAA
- a CDS encoding esterase family protein, whose amino-acid sequence MALIHANFYSETLGMERSMDVILPQVQNGIGQGGKQTAEKVPVLYLLHGASDDQTIWQRRTSIERYAVAKGLAVVLPCTDLGFYTDMKYGYDFYQFFSKELPRVVHEFFPMISEKREDTFIAGLSMGGFGAFKLAINCPEQYSYAASLSGYLDPVLGLEQLGERFLGNVMGTKEELVHSINDLPWRLEEQLSAKAELPKFYMCCGTEDFLYDINVHFRDQFKDRVALTYLEEPGTHEWGFWDRNIQRILDWLPLQKKEAI is encoded by the coding sequence ATGGCACTGATTCATGCAAACTTTTATTCAGAGACGCTGGGGATGGAACGTTCTATGGACGTAATTCTGCCTCAGGTTCAAAATGGAATTGGTCAGGGCGGCAAGCAAACGGCAGAGAAGGTACCGGTGCTTTATCTGCTGCATGGTGCATCGGATGACCAGACGATCTGGCAGCGCAGAACGTCGATTGAACGATATGCGGTAGCCAAAGGATTGGCAGTAGTGCTGCCCTGTACAGATTTGGGATTTTATACCGATATGAAATATGGTTATGATTTCTATCAGTTTTTCAGTAAGGAGCTGCCGCGGGTCGTGCATGAGTTCTTTCCAATGATTTCCGAAAAACGGGAAGATACTTTTATAGCAGGGCTGTCAATGGGAGGCTTTGGCGCATTTAAGCTTGCAATCAACTGCCCGGAGCAGTATAGTTATGCGGCCAGTCTATCCGGCTATTTGGATCCGGTCTTAGGTTTGGAGCAGCTGGGAGAGAGATTCCTTGGCAATGTGATGGGGACAAAGGAGGAGCTTGTGCACAGCATCAATGATCTTCCTTGGCGTTTAGAAGAGCAGCTTTCCGCTAAGGCAGAGCTTCCGAAATTTTATATGTGCTGCGGTACAGAGGATTTCCTATATGATATCAATGTTCATTTTCGTGATCAATTTAAGGATCGGGTGGCGCTGACCTATCTGGAAGAGCCCGGTACTCATGAGTGGGGCTTCTGGGATCGCAATATTCAAAGGATTTTGGACTGGCTGCCCTTACAAAAGAAGGAGGCGATTTAA
- a CDS encoding alpha/beta hydrolase → MDIKEFQVISNRDGLSLAALRAEPDGAKPIGVVQLVHGMTEHKERYLPFMEFLAAHGFASVIYDHRGHGHSVRSQADLGYFGSHGALSAVEDLHQMVQYTHSLFPALPVHLLGHSMGSLIVRCYLQSYDDEIVSLTVSGCVGPNPLAGLGQGIVKVLKLVLGERHRSRLITQLAFGAYNKAFQPVMSPNAWICSDPEVVKAYDQHPLCGFTFTLNGYETLFDLVKRCYRKEGWRVMQPQLPIFFVSGAEDPCMNGMNGFLDAISFLKERGYEDVQGTTIQGMRHEVMNEIGKEKVYAQILHHIETAQSSL, encoded by the coding sequence GTGGATATAAAAGAATTTCAAGTTATTTCTAACCGGGATGGTTTATCTCTGGCTGCCCTCAGGGCAGAACCGGACGGCGCAAAGCCCATTGGCGTTGTGCAGCTGGTGCATGGCATGACAGAGCATAAGGAGCGGTATCTTCCATTTATGGAGTTTTTGGCTGCACATGGCTTTGCGAGCGTAATTTATGATCACAGAGGGCATGGCCACAGCGTGCGCTCGCAGGCAGATCTTGGCTATTTTGGGAGTCACGGGGCACTGTCTGCCGTGGAGGATCTGCATCAAATGGTTCAGTATACCCATAGCCTTTTTCCGGCCCTGCCGGTGCATCTGCTGGGCCATAGCATGGGATCTCTGATTGTGCGGTGCTATCTGCAGTCATATGATGATGAAATTGTTTCGCTGACGGTGAGCGGCTGTGTGGGGCCAAACCCGCTGGCAGGTTTGGGACAGGGGATTGTGAAGGTGCTTAAGCTCGTACTGGGAGAGCGGCACCGCAGCAGGCTGATTACACAGCTGGCATTTGGCGCATATAATAAGGCTTTTCAGCCGGTGATGTCTCCGAATGCCTGGATCTGTTCGGATCCGGAGGTAGTGAAGGCGTATGATCAGCATCCGCTTTGTGGTTTTACGTTTACCTTAAACGGATATGAAACGCTGTTTGATCTGGTGAAAAGATGTTACCGGAAAGAGGGATGGCGGGTGATGCAGCCGCAGCTGCCGATTTTCTTTGTGTCGGGTGCGGAGGATCCCTGTATGAATGGAATGAATGGATTTTTGGACGCGATTTCGTTTTTGAAGGAGCGGGGATATGAGGATGTGCAGGGCACTACGATCCAGGGCATGCGGCACGAGGTGATGAATGAGATTGGAAAGGAAAAGGTGTATGCACAGATTTTGCACCATATAGAGACAGCGCAGAGCAGTTTATGA
- a CDS encoding biotin--[acetyl-CoA-carboxylase] ligase yields MDIAAIQSYLQPQARHLQLDLREEVSSTNTVLKEEAAAGAAEGKVLFARRQTAGKGRRGRGFYSPQETGIYMSLLLRPSLKPKDCLLITTAAAVAVAEAIEKVTMQRAEIKWVNDVYCHGKKVVGILTEGGMAPEGDRLSYAVLGIGINVWQPEGGFPSELASVAGSVMQEEKNGRQIRDRLAAAVLNEFMLIYPQLAEKKFMDLYRQRSFLIGKTVKLLRSDHEELSGYPPVKVIGIGDDAQLLIELPSGEKQEVYCGQVSARII; encoded by the coding sequence ATGGATATAGCAGCGATTCAAAGCTATTTGCAGCCTCAGGCTCGGCATTTGCAGCTGGACTTAAGAGAAGAAGTAAGCTCCACCAATACCGTGCTGAAGGAAGAGGCAGCAGCAGGAGCCGCTGAAGGGAAAGTACTGTTTGCCAGAAGGCAGACGGCTGGCAAGGGACGGCGCGGCAGAGGCTTTTATTCTCCGCAGGAGACAGGAATCTACATGAGCCTGCTGCTAAGACCCTCATTGAAACCCAAAGACTGTCTGCTCATTACTACGGCAGCCGCCGTAGCGGTGGCGGAGGCCATTGAAAAGGTGACGATGCAGCGGGCTGAGATCAAATGGGTAAACGATGTGTATTGTCATGGCAAAAAGGTAGTAGGGATTTTGACAGAAGGAGGCATGGCGCCAGAGGGAGATAGACTTTCCTATGCCGTGCTTGGCATTGGAATCAATGTGTGGCAGCCGGAGGGTGGCTTTCCTTCAGAGCTTGCCTCGGTGGCAGGGAGCGTGATGCAGGAGGAGAAGAACGGCAGGCAGATCCGAGACCGATTGGCAGCGGCTGTGCTTAATGAATTTATGCTGATTTATCCTCAGCTTGCAGAGAAGAAATTTATGGATCTGTATCGGCAGCGTTCATTTTTAATCGGGAAAACAGTTAAGCTCTTGCGGTCAGATCATGAAGAGCTGTCAGGATATCCACCGGTAAAGGTGATTGGCATTGGTGATGATGCGCAGCTGCTGATTGAGCTTCCCAGCGGAGAGAAACAGGAGGTATACTGCGGTCAGGTAAGTGCGAGAATCATATAA
- a CDS encoding esterase family protein: protein MALMQVDFYAQTLGLCSQVNVILPQQTHGIGVTGAAAKRERYPVLYLLHGASDDHTIWLRRTNIERYVAQMELAVVMPAAHLSRYENMEHGPRYYDYITEELPRMMQSFFPISQKPEEQYIAGLSMGGMGALKIGLTKPEQYAAVGCFSSGNLFYRAPEAYGQAAKRASGGCSIMEAVYGCDRQDSLKGSRWDPFVTAEKLLQKGQKMPRFFHVCGTEDFLLDSARLTQEWFAAHPQIEYTYQEAPGAHTWEFWDQWIQEFLKWI, encoded by the coding sequence ATGGCATTGATGCAGGTTGATTTTTATGCACAGACGCTGGGGCTGTGCAGTCAGGTCAATGTAATATTGCCGCAGCAGACGCATGGGATCGGGGTCACGGGAGCTGCCGCTAAAAGAGAGCGGTATCCGGTGCTCTATCTGCTGCACGGCGCTTCCGATGATCATACCATTTGGCTGCGCCGGACCAACATCGAACGGTATGTAGCGCAAATGGAATTAGCAGTTGTGATGCCGGCGGCTCATCTATCGCGCTATGAAAATATGGAGCATGGACCGCGGTATTATGACTATATTACAGAGGAACTGCCGCGGATGATGCAGTCCTTTTTCCCCATTTCGCAAAAACCGGAGGAGCAGTATATCGCCGGTCTTTCCATGGGCGGCATGGGAGCGCTTAAGATCGGACTGACGAAACCAGAGCAGTATGCCGCTGTGGGATGCTTTTCCTCCGGCAATCTGTTTTACCGCGCACCGGAAGCATATGGGCAGGCAGCAAAGCGTGCGAGCGGAGGCTGCTCCATTATGGAGGCCGTGTATGGCTGTGACCGGCAGGATAGTCTTAAGGGAAGCCGCTGGGATCCTTTTGTCACCGCGGAGAAGCTGCTGCAAAAAGGGCAGAAGATGCCGCGCTTTTTCCATGTATGCGGTACGGAGGATTTTTTGCTGGACAGCGCGCGGCTTACACAGGAATGGTTTGCGGCTCACCCACAGATTGAGTACACCTATCAGGAGGCGCCGGGAGCACACACATGGGAATTTTGGGATCAGTGGATCCAGGAGTTTTTAAAGTGGATATAA
- a CDS encoding ABC transporter ATP-binding protein, which produces MVIKKFLRKYGWLYIPGIVFLAINSRIQTLAPEALGKAIDLLEQAVPDKNLVWRQAGLIILIAVGVFVTRFIWRMMIIRNARSMECFLREELFAKLQSMPISFFSKQRSGDLMAYAINDVGAVRMTFGPVLAQGLNGIITGGLSIWAMTKAVDGRLTFLALIPVPIAIISIILIGNLVQKRFRRVQELFSHLSGFVNESIMGVRVVKTFAREKEWQHEFETTSTEMMQANVKLTDTSALINPITVITFGLSYAVSLIYGGGLVMSGSLALGDLVAFLGYLLLIQNPVVQLGRIVNMLHRGIASYKRLSVIFNEESIPEKEMQEYDRPIDGAIEARNLTFTYPDADKPALENVSFKLPAGGTLGIAGKTGGGKSTLIGLLLKFFDAPRGTLFIDGKDICDIPAKALREAAGYVPQDGFLFSSSIEQDIAFYMPKVGRKEVRQAADLANIDEDISAFPEGYDTQVGERGTRLSGGQKQRISLARALIRDPQILILDDTLSAVDNITEKKIVENIHGVLRDKTSIVISHRLSALRRSDWILFMEDGRVIEAGTHEQLMAKQGAYAETYEKQSKEDEQHEE; this is translated from the coding sequence ATGGTGATCAAGAAATTCTTGAGAAAGTACGGATGGCTGTACATACCCGGTATTGTGTTTTTGGCGATTAATTCGCGGATTCAAACGCTGGCGCCGGAGGCTTTGGGAAAGGCCATCGATTTGTTGGAGCAGGCGGTGCCGGATAAAAACCTGGTCTGGAGGCAGGCGGGTCTTATCATATTGATTGCGGTTGGCGTGTTTGTGACACGATTTATCTGGCGGATGATGATTATCCGCAATGCCAGATCGATGGAGTGCTTTCTGCGCGAGGAGCTTTTTGCGAAGCTGCAGAGCATGCCGATCTCCTTTTTTTCTAAACAGCGTTCAGGCGATCTGATGGCCTATGCGATCAATGATGTCGGGGCGGTGCGTATGACCTTTGGACCGGTGCTGGCGCAGGGACTGAACGGGATTATCACAGGCGGGCTTTCCATATGGGCGATGACAAAAGCCGTGGATGGGAGGCTTACATTTTTGGCCTTAATTCCGGTGCCGATTGCGATTATTTCTATTATTTTGATTGGCAATCTGGTGCAGAAACGTTTCCGCAGAGTACAGGAACTATTTTCTCATCTTTCTGGATTTGTGAATGAGTCCATTATGGGCGTGCGTGTAGTGAAGACCTTTGCCAGAGAAAAGGAGTGGCAGCACGAGTTTGAGACCACATCTACTGAGATGATGCAGGCCAATGTAAAATTGACGGATACGTCGGCATTGATCAACCCGATTACGGTGATTACATTTGGGCTAAGCTATGCGGTCAGCTTAATCTATGGCGGCGGACTGGTCATGAGTGGTTCTTTGGCGCTAGGGGATCTGGTGGCCTTTCTGGGGTATCTACTGCTGATTCAGAATCCGGTGGTACAGCTGGGACGAATTGTCAATATGCTGCACCGCGGTATTGCATCCTATAAGCGCTTAAGTGTGATTTTTAATGAGGAGAGTATTCCCGAAAAGGAAATGCAGGAATACGACAGACCGATTGACGGTGCGATTGAAGCACGGAATCTGACCTTTACCTATCCGGATGCGGATAAGCCTGCACTGGAGAATGTTAGCTTTAAGCTGCCGGCAGGCGGGACGCTGGGCATTGCCGGAAAAACGGGCGGCGGCAAGTCAACGCTGATTGGGCTTTTGCTTAAGTTCTTTGATGCGCCGAGAGGTACGTTGTTTATTGATGGAAAGGATATCTGCGATATTCCGGCCAAGGCACTGCGGGAAGCGGCGGGCTATGTGCCGCAGGATGGCTTTTTGTTTTCAAGCTCTATTGAGCAGGATATTGCGTTCTATATGCCTAAGGTTGGGCGCAAGGAGGTACGGCAGGCCGCAGATTTGGCTAATATTGACGAAGATATCAGCGCTTTCCCGGAAGGGTATGATACGCAGGTGGGCGAACGGGGAACGCGGCTTTCCGGAGGGCAGAAGCAGAGAATTTCTTTGGCGCGTGCACTGATTCGGGATCCGCAGATTCTTATTTTAGACGACACGCTGTCGGCTGTGGATAATATTACCGAAAAAAAGATTGTAGAGAATATTCATGGAGTGCTGCGTGATAAGACTTCTATCGTGATTAGCCACCGGCTGTCAGCGCTTCGCAGATCGGACTGGATTTTGTTTATGGAGGATGGCAGAGTGATTGAGGCAGGCACGCATGAGCAGCTTATGGCCAAGCAGGGAGCGTATGCCGAGACCTATGAAAAGCAGTCAAAGGAGGATGAGCAGCATGAAGAATAA